One region of Paraburkholderia acidiphila genomic DNA includes:
- the prpB gene encoding methylisocitrate lyase: protein MNHKSPASAGAQFRAAVATEQPLQVVGAITAYAAKLAQATGFKAVYLSGGGVAANSLGVPDLGISTMDDVLIDARRITDAVDIPLMVDIDTGWGGAFNIARTIKSFIKAGVAAVHLEDQVGQKRCGHRPNKEVVATGEMVDRVKAAVDARTDDQFVIMARTDAAAVEGIDAAIERAVAYVEAGADMIFPEAMKTLDDYRRFRAAVNVPILANLTEFGSTPFFTTEELKSANVDIALYCCGAYRAMNAAALNFYETVKRDGTQKAAVSTMQSREDLYRYLGYHAYEDKLDALFAAKK, encoded by the coding sequence ATGAACCACAAATCCCCCGCAAGCGCCGGCGCGCAGTTCCGTGCAGCCGTGGCCACCGAACAACCGCTGCAGGTCGTCGGCGCCATTACCGCTTATGCGGCCAAGCTCGCGCAGGCGACCGGCTTCAAGGCCGTCTATCTCTCGGGCGGCGGTGTGGCCGCCAACTCGCTCGGCGTGCCGGACCTCGGCATCAGCACCATGGACGACGTGCTGATCGACGCCCGCCGCATTACCGACGCCGTGGACATCCCGCTGATGGTCGACATCGACACCGGCTGGGGCGGCGCCTTCAACATCGCGCGCACGATCAAGTCGTTCATCAAGGCCGGCGTGGCGGCCGTGCACCTGGAAGACCAGGTGGGCCAAAAGCGCTGCGGCCATCGCCCGAACAAGGAAGTCGTGGCCACCGGTGAGATGGTGGACCGCGTGAAGGCCGCCGTGGACGCGCGCACCGACGACCAGTTCGTCATCATGGCCCGCACCGACGCGGCCGCCGTGGAAGGCATCGACGCCGCGATCGAGCGCGCGGTGGCCTACGTGGAAGCGGGCGCGGACATGATCTTCCCGGAAGCGATGAAGACGCTCGACGACTACCGCCGCTTCCGCGCCGCAGTGAACGTGCCGATTCTCGCCAACCTCACGGAATTCGGCTCGACGCCGTTCTTCACCACCGAAGAACTCAAGAGCGCGAACGTGGATATCGCGCTCTACTGCTGCGGCGCGTATCGTGCGATGAACGCCGCCGCGCTGAACTTCTACGAGACCGTCAAGCGCGACGGTACGCAAAAGGCCGCCGTCTCGACGATGCAGTCGCGCGAGGACCTCTACCGCTACCTCGGCTATCACGCGTACGAAGACAAGCTCGACGCGCTCTTTGCCGCGAAGAAGTAA